ATAGAAATCGAGAGCCAGTTGCGCTGAATGGCAAAAGGATTGTCCAGCGACCTCTCGATCACCTTACCATCCGGATACTCTTTCCGGTTAACCATCCCCACTCTTATGGTAATTATCCCCCCTTCAGGCATTGCCTGAATTGAGTTGAGACAGATATTCCAGAATACCTGACGGATTTGATATCGATCCGCTTCTATGGGAAGAATACCCTCGTCATACTCCCTGATAAATACATACCCTTCTTCCCGATATCGCTCTTCTGTGGCCGACAGAGTCTCCTCAAGAAGGCGAATCACATCAGTTTCGACGAGTACCGGTGGAGCCGGTCTGGCAAAAGAGAGAAAGGCCTTCAGGGTGTTGTCAAGCCGTTCGACTTCATCGATAATAAATCGGGCGGCGCGCTCTCTCATTTCCCAGGGCCGCCGTCGGTCCAGAACCACCTGGGCTGAACCCTGGATCACTCCCAGAGGGTTTTTGATTTCATGTGCAATACCCGCCGTCATCTCACCAACGGCGGCCAATTTCTCCTTCTCCGCCAACTCGACATAGGTTTGTTTAAGTTCCGCCAGACTCTTGCGTAGTGACGAGGCCATGCCGTTAAAGGAGGCTGCCAGGTCACTGGCGATATCTGGATCGGTTATCTCGACCTTGTACTCGAGGTCTCCGCTGCTGATCCTGTCAATGCCCTGCTGCAGAGTATGCAGCGGACGAATAACCGTTCGAGCAAGCAGGTAACTGAGAATACTGGAAAGCAGGATACCGATGATGATCAGTGAGGATGTCGACTTTTTTATAAAGCGGATAGTTTCATAATACTCTGAAAACGGCAGTGTCACTCCGACGGTCCAGTCCTTTCCCGGATAATCGGCATAGGCGGTAAAATAGTCTTTGCCCTTAAAGGTTATCAGCCCGAAATCGCTGCTGTTGCTTTGCAGACGTTCACGGCAGTACCGGAGAAGCCCAATATGCTGTTCATTCCAGGGAAGCTGCACAAGACCGGGATGGGCGATGACATGTCCCTGTTTATTCTCGAATATGTAGGCGAAGCCCTCTTTGCCGATTTCGATACCTTCTAGAAATCGGGAAAAGGCCGACAGATCGATATCAATGCCGCAGACACCCTGGAGTTCGCCGTCTTCGGCAAAAATCGGTATTGAAACCGTGATGCCGGGCTTCTGCGTGGAAGCAAAAATATAAACGTCCGTCCAGTGGAGATCTCCTGTTTCTACCGCACCCTGGTACCAGGGACGAACACGCGGATCAAAAATGGAATGCACCTCGGGAATCTGCGGAGGCACCATAAAAAATCCGCCGCCGGTGTCTCCATAATAGATATTGACAAATTCCGGATGGTCCTTCTGGAAGAGACTGAAATAATGAAGCAGTTCATTCTGATTTGCGGCATCTACAAGGTTGTCCTCCAGCAATGATTTAATCAAGCGAACATTGTATTTATGCTGATCCAGAAAGGAACTGATCCGCATGGTAATCTGTGCGGCGGTGCTGATGGTATATTGCTGGATCTGATTTTCCACAACCTTATAGGCCTGAAGAAAACCGATATACCCCGTTCCGGGAATGAAAATAAAAATGATCAGGGACAGTGCCAGAAAGACACGTATTTGAAAAGAATGAATATAACGTTGAAAGAGACTCAGAATTTTCAAGTGTCGCCCCTCTCGGATCGAATAGTTTGTATCTCCCTCTGGATATCGCCGAGGATATGGACATTGGAAAATTTTTGCTCCACAAATTCCTGCGCTATGACCAAAGCTTCATCAACATGAAGTCGCTCTTCCAGAATGAGTTGCAAAGCAAATCCCGTGGCAGCGTTATTTCGATACTCCCTCCACAGACCGGCAAAGGCGGACCACGCCTCTTCTCTTTTTTCGCTGTGCCTGACTATCTCCAATAGTGCAAGTGCCGCCCAATGCTTTGCAGACGGGGAGTTCAGTGAAGCCTGCGGGATTTCCTCCCGCGAATGAATAATACTGACCCATGGCGGCGGAGGCAGCAGAGAGATCTGTTCATTGCCATACTCACTGACGATACTATAAAAATATTCATTCCCTTTTTGCGGATCCTTGAGCAGGCCTGCATAGATCCAGCCTATATACCAATAGGCTTTTACCTGTATTTCCGGATGATCGCCATATTCATGCAGGATGTTCTGGTACTCCTTTATTGCCGCAAGGCTGCTCTGCTCGGCGGCAAAACGATAATCGGAGCCAAGTTGCAGATAGGCGAGATCGAGAGCCGCCATGCCGCAGAGCCGCTTGTTATCAGGATAAAGTGACAAAAAAGCCTGCAGAGCCGCTCGTTTTTCCCCGATATCTGCAAACCAGGACCTGGTATAATTAAATTGTTCAGCCGCAGTTACAAAGACAGGTACCCTGATGCCGGAGATCTCGATGAAGGATTGTTCAGCGATCGAGGTTGTTACACGGGGAGGCGTTTCATCGCATGAGAACAGAAGAATCGACTGCAAAAGCAAGACGATCCAGGCAATTCTACGGCCATGCGATCTCATCCCAACACCAGGCATTTCTTAAAAGAAATCATTGTGCTCGCTCCTCATGGCACTGGAAGTGCCTTACTTCATAACGGCTGCTGCAGAAATTTTGGCAAGGTGCCTTACCTTAGCAAATCACATGTCATATCGCCGGAAATCAATTTTCTTTCTCCGCAGTTGCCGTTGGACTAAGTTATGTTTAGTTACGCTGGTTTTGAACAATTCTTAACCTGAGATATTGGTCATCTATTACCTTTTCCTTTGAATATAGACGAATATATGTTTTCACGCTCACTAAAGTTGATGAAATGATCAAAGAATCCCACAGATAGCTTTTTTTACAACACTATTGAACAAGCAATTCATTGCGCGTATAGTATTTTTTGAGTAAATGATCAATTTTCTTCAACTGCACATACACTGCAATGGTATACTTGAGGGACCACTGTGCTGCGCTGGAGCTATCAGATACTCTCTTGTAACCTATCTCTTGCTTTTTTCTATCATTTTTTATATACTTTGGCATAAAGTTTGCTGAATATTCTCTCAGTGAGCTATACACCACCATCCGGGGATTTCTAAAAGGAAATATGCGGCAGTTCTCAAACACCGTCGCGTTGTATGATTGAGCACTGTCTTATCCTTTCCCGGCGGCCCACACCGCCGAATGACATCACCAAACGGTTTCGGAGCCGTCGGTTCCGGCAAGTCTTTCCATTCGGGAAGTAACGTAAAAAAAAAGAACATAAGGAGAGATCACATGAAAAAAGGTTTGATGCTTGCAGCAGCAGCGATGTTCGGCTTCGCCGCCACTTTCAGCAGTGCACCTTCAGTCGGTGCACAGCAGTTTGTCACCATCGGCACTGGCGGAGTTACCGGAGTTTATTATCCAACTGGAGGAGCAATCTGTCGTCTTGTCAACAAAGGCAAGAGCGAGCATGGCATCCGCTGCTCCGTCGAGTCAACCGGCGGTTCGGTATACAACCTCAACGCCATCGCTGAAGGCGAACTCGATATGGGTGTCGCCCAGTCCGACTGGCAGTATCATGCTTATCACGGCACCTCCAAATTCTCCGATGCCGGCCCCAACAAAGATCTCAGAGCCGTCTTCTCTATTCATCCGGAACCATTCACGGTAGTGGCGCGGGCTGACTCAGGAATCAAGAATTTCAAGGATCTTAAGGGCAAAAGAGTCAATATCGGCAATCCCGGTTCCGGACAACGAGGTACCATGGAAGTGGTCATGGCAAAAATGGGCTGGACCAAAGAAGACTTCAAACTGGCCACGGAGTTGAAATCTTCAGAGCAGTCCGGTGCGTTGTGCGACAACAAGATCGATGCCATCGTTTTTACCGTCGGTCATCCCAGCGGCTCAATCCAGGAAGCAACCACCTCTTGTGATTCCGTGCTGGTAAACGTCACCGGTCCTGAAATCGAAGAGCTGGTTAAGGAAAATGATTACTACCGTATGGCCACCATTCCCGCCGGCATGTACCGCGGCAATGACGAAGACACAACAACCTTTGGCGTCGGCGCCACATTCGTTTCTTCGGCCAAAGTTTCCGAAGATATCATTTATCAGGTGGTCAAGGCTGTTTTTGAGGATTTCGACCAGTTCAAGAAACTTCATCCGGCCTTCTCTATTCTGAAAAAAGAAGAGATGGTAAAAGACGGTCTCTCTGCGCCGTTGCATGATGGTGCCAAGAAGTATTTTAAAGAAGCCGGTCTCCTGTAGATCTATTTTTCCATTTTTCAACTTCCGGGAGAAGTACTGCTTCTCCCGGAACGGGATAGATACACCACTACCGGAACGGCATGCTCCGTATCCCGCATTTATCTTCCTTTTGGAATGAGGTAGTACCGGGGCGATATGAACAAGCTACCGCTTTTTACCACTTCGTC
This Desulfopila inferna DNA region includes the following protein-coding sequences:
- a CDS encoding cache domain-containing protein, which encodes MKILSLFQRYIHSFQIRVFLALSLIIFIFIPGTGYIGFLQAYKVVENQIQQYTISTAAQITMRISSFLDQHKYNVRLIKSLLEDNLVDAANQNELLHYFSLFQKDHPEFVNIYYGDTGGGFFMVPPQIPEVHSIFDPRVRPWYQGAVETGDLHWTDVYIFASTQKPGITVSIPIFAEDGELQGVCGIDIDLSAFSRFLEGIEIGKEGFAYIFENKQGHVIAHPGLVQLPWNEQHIGLLRYCRERLQSNSSDFGLITFKGKDYFTAYADYPGKDWTVGVTLPFSEYYETIRFIKKSTSSLIIIGILLSSILSYLLARTVIRPLHTLQQGIDRISSGDLEYKVEITDPDIASDLAASFNGMASSLRKSLAELKQTYVELAEKEKLAAVGEMTAGIAHEIKNPLGVIQGSAQVVLDRRRPWEMRERAARFIIDEVERLDNTLKAFLSFARPAPPVLVETDVIRLLEETLSATEERYREEGYVFIREYDEGILPIEADRYQIRQVFWNICLNSIQAMPEGGIITIRVGMVNRKEYPDGKVIERSLDNPFAIQRNWLSISIEDGGCGIPEAKIEKVMDPFVSLRDDGIGLGLSIVSQIVKLHRGQVKVTSLEGEGTVFTILFPGVMV
- a CDS encoding TAXI family TRAP transporter solute-binding subunit, giving the protein MKKGLMLAAAAMFGFAATFSSAPSVGAQQFVTIGTGGVTGVYYPTGGAICRLVNKGKSEHGIRCSVESTGGSVYNLNAIAEGELDMGVAQSDWQYHAYHGTSKFSDAGPNKDLRAVFSIHPEPFTVVARADSGIKNFKDLKGKRVNIGNPGSGQRGTMEVVMAKMGWTKEDFKLATELKSSEQSGALCDNKIDAIVFTVGHPSGSIQEATTSCDSVLVNVTGPEIEELVKENDYYRMATIPAGMYRGNDEDTTTFGVGATFVSSAKVSEDIIYQVVKAVFEDFDQFKKLHPAFSILKKEEMVKDGLSAPLHDGAKKYFKEAGLL
- a CDS encoding tetratricopeptide repeat protein, which codes for MRSHGRRIAWIVLLLQSILLFSCDETPPRVTTSIAEQSFIEISGIRVPVFVTAAEQFNYTRSWFADIGEKRAALQAFLSLYPDNKRLCGMAALDLAYLQLGSDYRFAAEQSSLAAIKEYQNILHEYGDHPEIQVKAYWYIGWIYAGLLKDPQKGNEYFYSIVSEYGNEQISLLPPPPWVSIIHSREEIPQASLNSPSAKHWAALALLEIVRHSEKREEAWSAFAGLWREYRNNAATGFALQLILEERLHVDEALVIAQEFVEQKFSNVHILGDIQREIQTIRSERGDT